Proteins from one Synergistota bacterium genomic window:
- a CDS encoding flagellin, whose product MRIDIDSLSTDGLGITELDVTTHEGAELALTKLSDAINRVSDQRAKLGAFQNRLEHTIRNLRVAQENTQAAESRIRDVDMAQEMMQFTKLQILLQSGTAMLAQANTIPQTVLQLLR is encoded by the coding sequence ATGAGGATAGATATAGATTCTTTGAGCACTGATGGTCTTGGTATAACTGAGCTTGATGTTACTACTCATGAGGGGGCTGAGCTTGCGTTAACTAAGCTTAGCGATGCTATAAACAGGGTTTCTGACCAGCGTGCGAAGCTTGGTGCTTTCCAGAACAGGCTTGAGCATACTATAAGGAATCTGAGGGTAGCTCAGGAGAATACACAGGCTGCTGAATCTAGAATTAGGGACGTAGATATGGCTCAGGAAATGATGCAGTTTACTAAGCTTCAGATACTTCTTCAATCTGGTACTGCTATGCTTGCTCAGGCTAATACGATACCTCAGACCGTGTTACAGCTGTTGAGATAA
- a CDS encoding SpoIID/LytB domain-containing protein — MKKKNKQSIFLALLILSFLFFVFFTELALANQREVEIRVGLATCVRSAIFSSESDMTAFMGSKIIFKGKELQLAFESGSIKLSNNSYKGKISISPPKGGFIYFDRKPYRGRFEVISGESGLTIVNVLSIEEYLYGVLKAEINPSWPSEALKAQAVVSRTFALSNLGRHGNQGFDLCSGVHCQEYKGLSNEDPTLNKIIDATRGEVLTYKGLVAKAFYHSDSGGYTASAKSVWGEDIPYLRGRREDFYNNCDSPHKQWKLELPISKLTEILYDNGFEIGTVKNILITKKDDFSFRVITLRILGTQGSVELPATRLRHMLGHTILRSTAFDVSKREPSTKKETKDEISTSPSQISKEERRAKARNINVRELLAKGLSYDEIILILAEAYGILERDVAPQNEKLKEKVEFKAKEGEPVFVFEGKGWGHGVGMSQWGAKTLAERGKSYLEILYFYFPETQVQRKW; from the coding sequence TTGAAGAAGAAAAATAAACAAAGTATTTTTTTAGCTTTACTTATACTCTCATTTCTTTTCTTTGTCTTTTTTACAGAGCTTGCCTTAGCAAACCAAAGGGAAGTGGAGATAAGAGTTGGTTTAGCAACGTGTGTAAGAAGCGCCATCTTCTCCTCAGAAAGCGATATGACAGCTTTCATGGGATCTAAAATCATCTTCAAGGGAAAAGAATTACAGCTTGCTTTTGAGTCAGGATCGATAAAACTTAGCAATAACTCTTATAAGGGAAAGATAAGCATATCACCTCCAAAAGGAGGCTTTATATATTTTGATAGAAAACCCTATAGAGGAAGGTTCGAGGTCATATCTGGCGAGAGCGGCTTAACTATCGTAAATGTCCTATCAATAGAGGAATATCTTTACGGAGTGCTTAAGGCGGAAATCAACCCATCCTGGCCATCTGAAGCTTTAAAAGCGCAAGCAGTCGTTTCAAGAACCTTCGCTTTAAGCAACTTGGGAAGACACGGCAACCAGGGATTTGACCTATGCTCAGGAGTCCATTGCCAAGAGTATAAGGGGCTATCAAACGAGGATCCAACCCTTAACAAAATAATTGATGCCACCAGAGGAGAAGTTTTAACATATAAAGGATTAGTTGCAAAGGCATTTTACCACTCTGATAGCGGCGGATATACCGCATCAGCCAAGTCCGTTTGGGGAGAAGATATACCTTATCTAAGAGGAAGGAGAGAGGATTTTTATAATAATTGCGACTCTCCACACAAGCAATGGAAATTGGAGCTCCCGATAAGCAAGCTCACAGAAATATTGTATGATAACGGCTTTGAAATAGGAACAGTTAAAAACATATTAATAACTAAAAAAGATGATTTCTCTTTCAGAGTTATAACCCTTCGAATATTGGGCACACAAGGAAGCGTAGAGCTACCAGCTACACGCCTTAGACATATGTTAGGCCACACCATCTTAAGGAGCACCGCCTTTGACGTTTCAAAAAGAGAACCTTCAACAAAAAAAGAGACCAAGGATGAAATATCTACCTCACCTTCTCAAATCAGCAAAGAGGAAAGAAGAGCCAAAGCAAGAAACATAAACGTGCGCGAGCTTTTAGCAAAAGGTCTATCCTATGATGAGATAATACTCATACTAGCTGAAGCTTATGGAATATTAGAAAGGGATGTAGCTCCCCAAAATGAAAAGCTTAAAGAAAAAGTGGAATTCAAAGCCAAAGAGGGTGAACCGGTATTTGTATTCGAGGGAAAAGGTTGGGGACACGGAGTAGGAATGAGTCAGTGGGGAGCAAAAACTCTTGCTGAAAGAGGTAAAAGCTACCTTGAGATACTTTACTTCTACTTCCCGGAGACTCAAGTTCAAAGAAAATGGTAA
- the fliD gene encoding flagellar filament capping protein FliD, whose translation MATSSIQFSGLISGLDTSSIVEKLMEVEKQPLKRLEEKINYLKWKKEALLEVNSSLLSLYNSIGDLTFSVTFTSRTVKSTNESVVTGKATNYATPGSYDIEVVQLAYGERLSGSYFSDPSAPIGTGSGTGSHTFYINGVAITVSDAYTLNEVRDAINSVTNQTKVKAYIIGGKLVLENINTGSSAGITLIDSGSVSGGADSSEVLESLGILNDAKEKINVLQIAQDAIVKVNGVAITSSTNTVRNAIPEITLSLQSVGNARLSVTYNVDKAVEAMKKFVEKYNETVDLLSKYLTERVVVDPQTDEEKKQGILREETSLRLLYYRLRDEITRKVPGVPGLEIVSQVGLTTGSWSIGSAAIEQAKKGHLEFDEGKFREAIERDPLKVYRLFAAEGRYVESESLMEYKIGSPIGLWHFDERAGSTSYDYSGNGLNAQVVGASRSLEGGNYALYFNGVSDYVSIASNPLLDITDSLTLEAWIKPTSTSGLQTILVKGDDLGTNYGLRLNGSELEFFYVDSVGTEHVYRTSLAQISSGNWYHLAVSFKFGDGNSISVRINNALVSGSWVVGDGGGSAQVNSRSLTVGSANNYSERNPFNGIIDEVAVYNSILSGSQIAERYAASRRTVYRLSVTPVSMEQPPSVRVGGNSYSLVAGVPGMGEFSLSYSTGRVLLGNAPSPGVNVTASYVGDAENKDYWGVARRIKDILYNYTRWGGIILSTAGTGGTIDQQLNRLEKEKADMEARLAEKESSLWNRFIALEEALSKLQSQSNWLSAYLASLSGSK comes from the coding sequence TTGGCGACATCTTCAATTCAGTTTAGCGGTCTAATTTCTGGTTTGGATACGTCCTCCATAGTGGAGAAGCTTATGGAGGTTGAAAAACAGCCTTTAAAGAGGCTTGAGGAGAAGATAAATTACCTTAAGTGGAAGAAGGAGGCCCTTCTTGAGGTTAATAGCTCTCTTTTGTCTTTGTATAACTCTATTGGTGATCTTACCTTTTCTGTTACCTTCACCTCCCGAACTGTTAAATCTACAAACGAGAGCGTAGTTACTGGGAAAGCAACTAATTATGCTACTCCCGGAAGCTATGATATTGAGGTGGTTCAGCTTGCTTATGGGGAAAGACTAAGCGGGAGTTACTTTTCTGATCCAAGTGCTCCCATAGGTACCGGCTCAGGGACAGGAAGTCACACGTTTTATATCAATGGTGTGGCTATTACAGTGAGCGATGCTTACACTTTAAATGAGGTTAGGGATGCTATAAACTCTGTGACCAACCAAACCAAAGTTAAGGCTTATATTATCGGAGGGAAGCTTGTTTTGGAGAATATCAATACAGGGAGCTCTGCCGGTATAACGCTTATCGATTCGGGAAGCGTCTCTGGCGGTGCCGATTCAAGCGAGGTGTTGGAATCCCTAGGTATTTTAAACGATGCTAAGGAGAAGATTAATGTTCTTCAGATCGCTCAAGATGCGATCGTTAAAGTTAATGGAGTTGCTATAACTTCTTCTACCAATACTGTTAGGAATGCTATTCCAGAGATAACCTTAAGCCTCCAAAGTGTAGGGAATGCTCGACTTAGTGTTACTTATAACGTTGATAAGGCTGTCGAAGCTATGAAAAAGTTTGTTGAGAAGTATAACGAGACAGTTGATCTTTTAAGTAAGTATCTCACTGAAAGGGTTGTTGTGGATCCCCAGACTGATGAGGAAAAAAAGCAAGGGATACTTAGGGAAGAAACGAGCTTAAGGCTTTTGTATTACAGATTGAGAGACGAAATAACGAGGAAAGTCCCTGGAGTTCCAGGATTAGAGATAGTAAGCCAAGTAGGATTAACAACAGGCTCGTGGAGTATCGGTTCAGCAGCTATAGAACAGGCTAAGAAGGGACACTTGGAGTTCGACGAAGGCAAGTTTAGAGAGGCTATTGAAAGGGATCCTTTGAAAGTATATAGGCTCTTTGCTGCCGAGGGGCGCTATGTAGAATCGGAGAGTTTAATGGAATACAAGATAGGTAGTCCCATAGGTTTGTGGCACTTTGATGAAAGAGCTGGAAGCACATCCTATGATTACTCTGGTAATGGGCTTAATGCTCAAGTTGTAGGAGCCTCGAGATCTCTTGAAGGAGGAAATTATGCTCTATACTTTAATGGTGTTTCAGATTATGTCAGTATAGCTTCAAACCCATTGCTTGATATAACTGATTCCTTGACGCTTGAGGCTTGGATAAAGCCCACAAGTACAAGTGGGCTTCAAACCATTCTCGTTAAAGGTGATGATTTGGGTACAAATTATGGTTTAAGGCTTAATGGAAGTGAGCTCGAATTCTTTTATGTTGATTCTGTTGGCACAGAGCATGTTTATAGAACCTCTTTAGCTCAGATAAGTAGCGGAAACTGGTATCATTTAGCTGTAAGTTTTAAATTTGGGGATGGGAACTCTATAAGTGTTAGGATAAATAATGCTTTGGTTTCGGGAAGCTGGGTAGTTGGAGATGGAGGCGGCTCAGCACAAGTTAACTCTCGAAGCTTAACTGTGGGTTCTGCTAATAATTATTCTGAAAGAAATCCGTTTAATGGTATAATAGATGAGGTAGCGGTTTATAATTCCATTTTAAGCGGATCTCAGATTGCGGAAAGATACGCTGCCTCAAGAAGGACAGTTTATCGTTTAAGTGTAACGCCTGTGTCTATGGAGCAACCGCCAAGCGTGAGAGTTGGGGGTAATAGCTACTCTCTTGTGGCTGGTGTACCAGGCATGGGTGAGTTTAGCTTAAGCTACTCTACAGGTAGGGTTCTTTTGGGAAATGCTCCTTCACCGGGGGTTAATGTCACTGCAAGCTATGTGGGAGATGCTGAAAACAAAGATTACTGGGGAGTAGCTAGGAGGATAAAAGATATACTCTATAATTACACAAGGTGGGGCGGTATTATACTTTCTACAGCTGGGACTGGTGGTACTATAGATCAGCAGCTTAATCGCCTTGAAAAGGAAAAAGCTGATATGGAGGCAAGATTGGCTGAGAAGGAAAGTTCCCTCTGGAATAGATTCATAGCCCTTGAGGAAGCCTTGAGCAAATTGCAAAGCCAAAGCAATTGGCTTTCAGCCTATTTAGCGAGCTTAAGTGGATCAAAATAG
- a CDS encoding SagB/ThcOx family dehydrogenase produces the protein MLKDLLLKRRSVRSFVKKTVSRELFDYLLWVSYGKVDGRLVVPSGGATYPIQIYAVLGDVEGLEPGVYRYINLENKVSLHLKGDVMRDLSRACLNQRYVADASFNIVIAVYYPRITSVYGERGKRYAILEAGHIGQNIYLACAEKDLGTVAIGAFNDEAVSRVLALPQDIAPLYIFPIGYPAR, from the coding sequence ATGCTTAAGGATCTCTTGTTAAAGAGAAGATCGGTTAGAAGTTTTGTTAAAAAGACGGTATCTCGTGAGCTTTTTGACTACCTTTTATGGGTTTCCTATGGTAAGGTTGATGGCAGGCTGGTTGTTCCTTCTGGAGGAGCTACCTACCCAATTCAAATATATGCGGTTTTAGGAGATGTGGAAGGCTTGGAACCCGGAGTTTATAGATATATTAACCTTGAAAATAAGGTCTCTCTTCACCTTAAGGGAGATGTCATGAGGGATCTTTCAAGAGCCTGTTTGAATCAGAGATATGTTGCTGATGCCTCTTTTAATATCGTTATAGCAGTTTATTATCCAAGGATAACTTCGGTTTATGGTGAAAGGGGCAAAAGATACGCAATACTTGAAGCTGGTCACATAGGGCAAAATATCTATCTTGCTTGCGCAGAAAAGGACCTTGGTACTGTTGCTATAGGGGCTTTCAATGACGAAGCGGTCTCTCGGGTTCTTGCCCTTCCTCAAGATATTGCTCCTCTCTATATATTTCCCATAGGCTATCCGGCGAGGTAG
- a CDS encoding glycosyltransferase family 4 protein — protein sequence MLFLIPVLKDGSGIFLTNLAKGLKRFGWDISLVSVSRSGDWVEWKDLKEEFKRISSQIYEIDFFNRSSQVFWESVSELLKVLEKDSFGILAPQSCVPASACVVCRDILRVNMPIVLTFHSWGIDRPDWMNLWDSWALTRVDHICFVSEGYRSALLSKIPFRIDNNKTSVIRPGLYINDIYPSKEVLRERFALKYKVPKSSLWITTLGGISERKGHLELIKAFEAFISSGADAYLFLIGPVRERGYFKEMLSVFKRIPYRVKFLGYIKDPYSLIKASDVFIFPSKSEGLGLALMEAMALGVPCISSNIEGTEDLVCGGEYALPLGEIGEKEILKALLYALENYGDLLYISVKAKERVLREFGFEKTLSLYDALYKKFLKAS from the coding sequence GTGCTTTTTTTAATACCTGTTTTAAAGGATGGCTCTGGGATATTTCTAACCAATCTCGCTAAAGGTCTGAAAAGATTTGGATGGGATATATCTTTGGTTTCAGTTTCTAGAAGCGGGGACTGGGTTGAGTGGAAGGATCTTAAAGAGGAATTTAAAAGGATCTCTTCCCAAATTTACGAGATAGACTTTTTCAATAGGTCCTCTCAGGTCTTTTGGGAAAGCGTATCTGAGCTTCTTAAAGTATTAGAGAAAGATAGCTTTGGTATATTGGCTCCTCAGTCTTGTGTTCCAGCTTCCGCTTGCGTAGTTTGCAGGGATATTTTAAGGGTTAACATGCCTATAGTTTTAACCTTTCACAGTTGGGGAATTGATAGACCAGACTGGATGAATCTCTGGGACAGTTGGGCTTTAACTAGGGTTGATCATATATGCTTCGTTTCAGAGGGATATAGAAGCGCCCTTTTAAGTAAAATACCCTTTAGGATTGATAATAATAAGACGTCTGTTATAAGACCTGGTCTTTATATTAATGATATTTACCCTTCTAAGGAAGTTCTTAGGGAGCGTTTTGCCCTTAAGTATAAGGTTCCAAAGAGTTCTCTATGGATAACCACTCTTGGTGGTATATCTGAGAGAAAGGGACACCTTGAGCTTATAAAGGCCTTTGAGGCTTTCATTAGTAGTGGAGCAGATGCTTATCTTTTCCTTATAGGACCCGTTAGAGAAAGAGGATATTTTAAGGAGATGCTTTCCGTTTTTAAGAGAATCCCTTATAGGGTTAAGTTTTTAGGATACATAAAAGATCCATATTCTTTGATTAAGGCTTCGGATGTTTTTATTTTCCCAAGTAAAAGCGAAGGGCTTGGTTTAGCTTTAATGGAGGCTATGGCATTGGGAGTTCCCTGTATATCTTCAAATATTGAGGGGACTGAGGATTTAGTTTGCGGTGGTGAATACGCTTTGCCTTTGGGTGAGATTGGCGAGAAGGAAATACTAAAAGCTTTATTATATGCTCTTGAAAATTATGGGGATTTGTTGTATATTTCTGTTAAGGCTAAGGAAAGGGTTTTAAGGGAGTTCGGTTTTGAGAAAACGTTAAGTCTTTATGATGCTCTTTATAAAAAATTTTTAAAGGCCTCTTAA
- a CDS encoding flagellar protein FlaG, protein MRIEDMKLEADFKTIQVVKKEAHQEKALSEPLKKIQEDQKKAAQGELNKEELKDIVDKFNKFFDLFNIQLKFKLHEETKFWVVKVVDVKNDKVIREIPPERILDMFAKMMELMGVLFDEKA, encoded by the coding sequence ATGAGGATCGAGGACATGAAACTGGAGGCGGACTTTAAAACAATTCAGGTAGTTAAAAAGGAAGCTCATCAGGAGAAAGCGCTCTCAGAGCCTTTGAAGAAGATTCAAGAGGATCAGAAAAAGGCTGCGCAGGGAGAGCTTAATAAAGAAGAGCTGAAAGATATTGTGGATAAATTTAATAAGTTTTTTGATCTTTTTAACATCCAGCTTAAATTTAAGCTTCATGAGGAAACGAAGTTCTGGGTTGTTAAGGTGGTTGATGTTAAAAACGATAAGGTTATAAGGGAGATACCGCCTGAGAGGATACTTGATATGTTTGCAAAAATGATGGAGCTTATGGGGGTTCTTTTTGATGAAAAGGCTTAG
- the ychF gene encoding redox-regulated ATPase YchF, protein MSLGIVGLPNAGKSTLFNALTKAGVLVASYPFSTIDPHKGVASVPDERLEKLAELLNPPKVTPAEIEFYDIAGLVKGASKGEGLGNQFLSHIRGVDAVVEVVRAFEDGSVSHSEGSIDPVRDAQIVEIELMLSDLELVEKWIEKYKRAARVGDKKAKEELSLLEKVREPLSKGEPLRGKLSSEELEKLSKYYQLLSTKPHLYYFNSSEEIDKSLLDKFISWASSRGSPVVWGCARLEMELSELSQEEAQELMREMGLESSVKRLIKASYEFLNLITFFTFNEKELRAWPVLRGTKVLQAAGKIHSDMEKGFIKAEVIAVDSLLKLGDYKIAKEKGFVRIEGKDYIVQDGDVIYIIFKV, encoded by the coding sequence CTGTCCTTAGGAATCGTTGGTTTACCTAATGCGGGAAAGTCTACACTATTTAATGCTTTAACTAAAGCAGGTGTTTTAGTAGCAAGCTATCCCTTTTCTACTATTGATCCTCATAAAGGAGTTGCTTCTGTTCCTGATGAAAGGTTGGAAAAGCTTGCTGAGCTTTTAAATCCTCCTAAGGTTACTCCTGCAGAAATAGAATTTTACGATATAGCTGGGCTAGTAAAGGGGGCGAGTAAGGGAGAAGGGCTTGGAAATCAGTTTCTAAGCCATATAAGGGGGGTTGATGCAGTAGTTGAGGTAGTCAGAGCTTTTGAGGATGGAAGCGTATCTCACTCTGAGGGGAGCATAGATCCTGTTAGGGATGCTCAAATAGTTGAGATAGAGCTTATGTTGTCTGACCTTGAGCTTGTTGAGAAATGGATCGAGAAGTATAAAAGAGCTGCTCGTGTCGGAGATAAAAAGGCGAAGGAAGAGCTAAGCTTGCTGGAAAAGGTAAGAGAGCCTCTTTCGAAAGGTGAACCATTGAGGGGAAAACTCTCTTCAGAGGAGCTTGAAAAGCTCTCTAAATACTACCAGCTTCTTTCAACCAAACCCCACCTTTATTATTTCAACTCTTCTGAGGAGATAGATAAATCCTTGCTGGATAAATTTATAAGCTGGGCCTCTTCAAGAGGTTCTCCTGTTGTTTGGGGTTGTGCTCGTCTTGAGATGGAGCTTTCAGAGCTTTCTCAGGAAGAGGCTCAAGAGCTTATGAGAGAGATGGGACTTGAATCTTCAGTTAAGAGGCTTATAAAAGCATCTTATGAGTTTTTGAATCTTATAACCTTTTTCACATTTAACGAAAAGGAGCTAAGGGCCTGGCCTGTGCTAAGGGGAACGAAAGTTTTGCAGGCTGCCGGTAAAATTCATAGCGATATGGAGAAAGGCTTTATAAAGGCGGAGGTTATTGCAGTTGATTCTCTATTAAAACTTGGTGATTATAAGATCGCTAAGGAAAAGGGTTTTGTCAGGATAGAGGGTAAAGATTACATCGTTCAGGATGGTGATGTAATATACATAATATTCAAGGTTTAA
- a CDS encoding methyl-accepting chemotaxis protein, with translation LSQISDIASKISGIADQTNLLALNAAIEAARAGEAGRGFAVVAEEVRKLAEESNLAASEIEGLSRRMVEEIGKLEGMMKESEGAVKRSVDLANMTRDRINDVIKAIESVGEGIKEIVTLVENQSAATEQMAAAMDSIVKSVRHVMEVIEGIERAVGDQERVSSEVREIGGRLSEQANKLRDALLKFKLEGEEERRIKPI, from the coding sequence GTTTATCGCAGATAAGTGATATAGCTTCTAAGATAAGTGGGATAGCTGATCAGACCAACTTATTGGCTTTGAATGCGGCTATAGAGGCGGCGAGGGCTGGAGAGGCTGGTAGGGGATTTGCTGTAGTAGCTGAGGAGGTTAGGAAGTTAGCAGAGGAGTCTAACTTAGCTGCATCTGAGATAGAGGGTTTATCTAGGAGGATGGTTGAGGAGATAGGTAAGTTAGAGGGGATGATGAAGGAGTCTGAGGGTGCTGTTAAGAGGAGTGTGGACTTAGCTAATATGACTAGGGATAGGATAAATGATGTTATAAAGGCTATAGAATCTGTTGGGGAGGGTATAAAGGAGATAGTTACGTTGGTGGAGAATCAATCTGCTGCTACTGAGCAGATGGCTGCTGCTATGGATTCTATAGTTAAGTCTGTTAGGCATGTTATGGAGGTAATAGAGGGTATAGAGAGGGCTGTTGGTGATCAGGAGAGAGTATCTAGTGAGGTTAGGGAGATAGGTGGTAGATTGAGTGAACAGGCTAATAAGCTTAGGGATGCCTTATTAAAGTTTAAGCTTGAGGGAGAGGAGGAAAGGAGAATAAAACCGATTTAG